The sequence AAAGAGCGGGACAGGCGCCGAAAAGAAACAAATGCGCCATAGGCGCATCAGCCTTCGGCTGAGAAAAGCACGAAGGCTATGGAAAAACGCCGGAACCGGAGTTTTTCCAAGGCCTGAAAACAAGAATACCAGAGAGGGCTCACAGCCAAAGTTTTCCAAAAATAAATAACCACAATTAAGGACCAATTATGAGAAAACTCATTGCAGCCATGAATATGACCCTGGACGGGTATTGCGACCACACGGCCGGGATCGCAGATGATGAGATACATGAGCATTATAATGAACTTTTACGCAATGCCGGCGTCCTTATCTACGGAAGGATCACGTATCAACTGATGGAAAGCTACTGGCCGTCGATCGTAAAAAATCCTACGGGTAACAAATCCATGGATACATTTGCCGTGCTCATAGACGATGTTCCAAAGATCGTTTATTCCCGCACGCTGAAAAAGGTGGATTGGAAAAATTCAACATTGAAAAACGAAGTCATCAAAGAAGAAATTGTAGAACTCAAGCGGCAAGCGGGCAAAGACATTTTTGTCGGCAGTCCGGGTTTGATAGTTGCCATGATGCAGCTTGGCGTCGTGGATGAATACCGGCTTAACGTTCAGCCCATTATTTTAGGAAGCGGTTTAACGTTATTTAAAAAAATCAGGGATAGGATCGATCTCAGACTTATTAAAACAAAAACATTCGGCTGCGGCGCGGTGACTCTTTATTATGTGCCGGCAAAAAAATGAGTCCATACTTTAACCCCACCCTCGGTCCCTCCTCTTGCCAAGGGGAGGGAGACAGGGTGGGGTTGTATTCGTCCCCCTTGCAAAGGGGGTTAGGGGGATTTCTCCCCCGCAAAATATCCAAGAAAATTGATTGACAAATGACTTAAGAGAACGTAAATTTTCTCCGCCTTTCAAATGCTCTTTCTATCGTATGGAATTTCAGTATGAATAATTTAATAACAAATGCGATATGTTTGGACGCAACTGCGTCAAGCATAAGGATACGTCCAGCTATTCGCAACTTCATTTATCGAACGATAAATGATGTTTATACGAAATTGATTCTATAGATCGTTGTGGCCAATGGGGCTGACTCCGTTGACAAATTAGATCAAGCCCACAAATTTTCGGTTGACAGAAAAATATATTAACGAGAAAGGTAGTATGGAGACTATTTCAAGAGATTCAATCACGAAATACAAGCATTTCCATCTTTGGATGTTAATACCGTT is a genomic window of bacterium containing:
- a CDS encoding dihydrofolate reductase — encoded protein: MRKLIAAMNMTLDGYCDHTAGIADDEIHEHYNELLRNAGVLIYGRITYQLMESYWPSIVKNPTGNKSMDTFAVLIDDVPKIVYSRTLKKVDWKNSTLKNEVIKEEIVELKRQAGKDIFVGSPGLIVAMMQLGVVDEYRLNVQPIILGSGLTLFKKIRDRIDLRLIKTKTFGCGAVTLYYVPAKK